A portion of the Nitratidesulfovibrio termitidis HI1 genome contains these proteins:
- the rpmI gene encoding 50S ribosomal protein L35 produces the protein MPKMKTRRSAAKRFSVTGSGKFKRRKQNLRHILTKKNAKRRMRLGQSATVDSTNEKAVRRMMPYA, from the coding sequence ATGCCCAAGATGAAGACCCGGCGTTCCGCCGCCAAGCGCTTCTCCGTGACCGGCAGCGGCAAGTTCAAGCGTCGCAAGCAGAACCTGCGCCACATCCTCACGAAGAAGAACGCCAAGCGCCGCATGCGCCTCGGCCAGTCCGCCACCGTGGACAGCACCAATGAGAAGGCTGTGCGCCGGATGATGCCCTACGCCTAG
- the infC gene encoding translation initiation factor IF-3, with product MRRDIPQDTVRRNEQVRAREVRVIGADGEQLGILSRNDAIAHAKELGLDLVEVAATADPPVCRVMDYGRFKYEQQKKKAEAKKNQTVIQIKEIKVRPKTDDHDYDTKVRHIRRFIEEGDRCKVTVFFRGREIVHKDRGQSILDRIVEDTKDIAKMDQEARAEGRTLFMMLAPLPKK from the coding sequence ATGCGCCGCGATATCCCGCAGGACACCGTGCGGCGCAATGAACAGGTCCGTGCCCGCGAAGTGCGGGTCATCGGAGCGGACGGCGAACAGCTCGGCATCTTGTCGCGCAACGACGCCATCGCGCACGCAAAGGAGCTGGGCCTCGACCTCGTCGAGGTGGCCGCCACGGCCGATCCGCCCGTGTGCCGCGTGATGGACTACGGTCGCTTCAAGTACGAGCAGCAGAAGAAGAAGGCCGAGGCGAAGAAGAACCAGACCGTGATTCAGATCAAGGAAATCAAGGTCCGGCCCAAGACGGATGACCATGACTACGACACCAAGGTCAGGCACATCCGCCGCTTCATCGAGGAAGGCGACCGCTGCAAGGTCACCGTTTTCTTCCGCGGGCGCGAAATCGTCCACAAGGATCGCGGCCAGTCCATTCTCGACCGTATCGTCGAGGATACCAAGGACATCGCCAAGATGGACCAGGAGGCCCGCGCCGAAGGCCGCACCCTGTTCATGATGCTCGCTCCGCTGCCGAAGAAATAG